A single region of the Podospora pseudopauciseta strain CBS 411.78 chromosome 1, whole genome shotgun sequence genome encodes:
- a CDS encoding hypothetical protein (EggNog:ENOG503NUA6; COG:T) has product MSSSGGRQGPLAPAPANKLDAPDLQSIPLQPLVPGSAAEREGKGPTPSPASQFSIHSPSIHNHARESDQSQVTLLPADSHGSRSRFTTNTPTAADESDSDSDSDTYSEPVSASGFGYDDFDENEFHELENFSQQPAPMTQDMPPLRSTAGFQSPSYGSVTPRGSNESIPDPEVEGSAAHQRQESSGYGSRRSTRDFESRRRRTSSQARSLSVTMRKSSRQSLGSSTTVGGLEGRFGTTETSLLNDLTENHTATADEMDDDDSRSYIFESEIDEGDENDPPDNSPYAQVRASVAPTDNTSLSINTPRMWALSILFSFLGSSTNLFFSLRYPSVAITPVIALLLVHPLGLLWDYLLKRSDDPPDEYVDGFRSENASIYSSEYPSPHIIPWERRGVLDKIRLWLSQGRWNEKEHSCVYVSSNVSFGFAFATDVIVEQTQFYKQEASITYQILLTFSTQILGYTFAGLTRRFLVRPSGMIWPGTLMSAAMFTTLHKEENKEANGWRISRWKFFYAVWFGAFVFYFLPGLLMPALSYFNVITWFAPKNVVVANLFGVVSGLGLFPMTFDWAQIAYIGSPLLTPFWAAMNVVGGLVIVMWIIAPIAYYSNWLYSSYMPILSAAVFDNTGSVYDVGRVLTKDFLFDREAYSNYSRVFLPITYVLSYGVQFAGLAALITHTVCWHGKDIWRQWKRSVEEASAETKGTYEPVAGVHEDRPRRGSGRGRVPATEPARSSLSIDNLMTREDVHNRLMKRYKDAPMLWYLITFVSMTAVGIFIVEYYPIHLPWYGLLLALGICSVLFIPIGIIMAVTNQHSSIYLICQLVAGALFPGRPVANMVFVTYGYISSAQGIKFAADLKLGHYMKIPPRILFAVQMVATIVSSLTQIGVLNWMFVNVPGICTPQAINGFTCPIARVHFNGSILWGVVGPSEFFGPNATYRPLVWAFAVGGILPIPLWLYARKRKDSIVRKINLPVLFGSLGWIPPATGLNFSVWAVVCYVFNYLIKNRAGAWWAKYTMTMSAALDSGLAFGIVVVFFGFIYPGWMKGFSWWGTEVYKQGCDWQACSYLEVPDGGRFGPDRW; this is encoded by the exons ATGTCGTCGTCAGGTGGCAGGCAAGGTCCATTGgccccagcaccagcaaacAAACTAGACGCGCCAGATTTACAATCCATCCCACTCCAACCTCTAGTGCCAGGTTCCGCTGCTGAGAGAGAAGGCAAAGGCCCCACGCCGTCGCCGGCCTCTCAGTTTTCCATCCACAGCCCCTCCATCCACAACCACGCCAGGGAATCAGATCAAAGCCAGGTCACTCTCCTCCCTGCAGATTCCCATGGCAGCAGATCCAGATTTACGACGAATACGCCTACCGCTGCTGACGAgagcgacagcgacagcgacagcgacacCTACAGCGAGCCTGTCTCAGCATCTGGTTTTGGATACGACGATTTTGACGAAAACGAATTTCACGAACTTGAAAACTTCAGCCAACAACCGGCACCCATGACGCAGGACATGCCCCCGCTCCGCTCGACGGCGGGCTTTCAGAGCCCCTCGTACGGCTCCGTTACACCAAGAGGATCCAATGAGTCTATACCCGATCCTGAAGTCGAGGGCAGCGCTGCGCACCAAAGACAAGAGTCTTCTGGATATGGTAGCAGACGATCGACACGCGATTTTGAGTCGCGGCGACGGCGCACCAGCTCCCAAGCTAGGTCGCTGTCGGTGACTATGAGAAAGTCGTCGCGCCAGTCGCTGGGAAGCTCGACTACTGTTGGAGGACTGGAAGGCCGATTTGGAACCACCGAGACGTCGCTGTTGAACGATTTGACGGAGAATCATACGGCAACGGCGGATGAGATGGACGATGACGATTCGAGATCCTATATCTTCGAGTCGGAGATTGACGAGGGTGATGAGAACGACCCCCCAGACAACTCTCCCTATGCCCAAGTCAGGGCTTCCGTTGCGCCGACCGACAACACAAGTCTTTCCATCAACACACCACGTATGTGGGCTTTGTCCAtacttttttcctttctcggATCTTCTACCAACTTGTTTTTCTCCTTGAGATACCCCAGTGTTGCCATCACACCCGTCATCGCATTGCTACTTGTACATCCCCTCGGTCTCTTGTGGGACTATCTTCTAAAACGGTCTGACGATCCACCGGATGAGTACGTCGATGGCTTTCGAAGCGAGAATGCCTCCATATATTCATCCGAGTATCCGTCACCACACATCATTCCATGGGAGCGAAGAGGCGTATTGGACAAGATTCGGCTTTGGCTTTCTCAGGGTCGTTGGAACGAAAAGGAGCACAGCTGCGTCTATGTCAGCAGCAACGTATCGTTTGGATTTGCTTTTGCAACAGACGTCATCGTTGAGCAAACGCAGTTCTACAAGCAGGAGGCCAGCATCACCTATcaaatcctcctcaccttTTCAACCCAAATTTTGGGCTACACGTTTGCCGGGCTCACACGGCGATTTTTGGTCCGACCAAGCGGCATGATTTGGCCTGGGACGCTTATGTCGGCAGCCATGTTTACGACGCTCCATAAGGAGGAGAATAAGGAGGCCAATGGCTGGCGGATTAGCAGATGGAAGTTCTTTTATGCCGTCTGGTTTGGTGCCTTTGTCTTCTATTTCCTTCCTGGGCTTCTGATGCCAGCTCTAAGCTACTTCAACGTCATCACGTGGTTTGCCCCCAAGAATGTGGTGGTTGCCAACCTGTTTGGCGTCGTGTCAGGTCTGGGACTGTTTCCCATGACATTTGATTGGGCTCAGATTGCCTACATCGGGTCACCTCTGCTTACCCCGTTCTGGGCAGCCATGAATGTGGTCGGCGGCTTGGTGATTGTGATGTGGATCATCGCACCAATTGCGTACTACAGCAACTGGCTGTATTCTTCATACATGCCAATTCTATCAGCAGCCGTGTTTGACAACACTGGTAGCGTTTACGACGTTGGCAGAGTTCTTACCAAAGACTTTCTGTTCGACAGGGAGGCTTATTCAAATTATAGTAGGGTGTTTCTGCCCATCACCTATGTGCTTAGCTACGGCGTTCAGTTTGCCGGGCTTGCAGCCCTCATCACGCACACGGTCTGCTGGCATGGGAAGGATATCTGGAGACAATGGAAGCGGTCAGTTGAGGAGGCTTCGGCGGAAACCAAAGGCACCTACGAGCCTGTGGCCGGTGTGCACGAGGACCGACCCCGGAGGGGATCCGGCCGTGGTCGGGTACCAGCAACGGAACCAGCCAGGTCGTCTCTAAGTATCGACAACCTCATGACTCGAGAGGATGTTCACAACCGCCTGATGAAGAGATACAAAGATGCCCCCATGCTTTGGTACTTGATAACGTTTGTGTCGATGACCGCCGTGGGTATCTTTATTGTTGAATA CTACCCTATCCACCTTCCCTGGTacggcctcctccttgccctgGGCATTTGCAGcgtcctcttcatccccaTTGGGATCATCATGGCTGTCACCAACCAGCACAGCAGTATTTATCTGATCTGCCAGCTCGTCGCCGGCGCACTCTTTCCCGGTCGTCCGGTAGCCAACATGGTTTTTGTAACCTACGGTTACATCTCCTCGGCCCAGGGCATCAAGTTTGCTGCTGATCTCAAGCTTGGCCACTACATGAAAATCCCACCCCGGATATTGTTCGCTGTCCAGATGGTTGCCACTATTGTGTCCTCGTTGACTCAAATTGGCGTTCTCAACTGGATGTTTGTCAACGTACCTGGGATTTGCACCCCGCAGGCAATCAACGGGTTCACCTGCCCAATCGCACGAGTGCACTTCAACGGGTCGATTCTCTGGGGCGTGGTAGGGCCATCGGAATTCTTTGGACCTAACGCCACATATCGGCCATTGGTTTGGGCATTTGCCGTCGGTGGGATTTTGCCTATTCCGCTGTGGCTATACGCACGCAAGAGAAAGGACTCCATCGTTCGCAAGATCAATCTTCCAGTCTTGTTCGGATCACTCGGATGGATTCCCCCGGCGACGGGCTTGAACTTCTCGGTTTGGGCTGTGGTGTGCTACGTGTTCAATTACCTCATCAAAAACCGAGCCGGAGCCTGGTGGGCGAAATATACCATGACGATGAGCGCCGCTCTGGATTCTGGCCTTGCCTTTGGGATAGTGGTGGTGTTCTTTGGTTTCATCTATCCGGGCTGGATGAAGGGCTTCTCTTGGTGGGGAACAGAGGTGTACAAGCAGGGCTGTGACTGGCAGGCTTGCAGCTATTTGGAGGTGCCTGATGGAGGCAGGTTCGGGCCTGATAGATGGTAA
- a CDS encoding hypothetical protein (COG:D; COG:K; COG:L; EggNog:ENOG503Q4MK) — MTMAHMKNPLATPDQIFRRSSLDSPPTELRDAIFFSAQCLTQAAGILLQLPQSVTAQANVLLARFWLIEPIMSHEFSDVSAAILYTVAKISPCPCTPRDLSNVYAYLLSSSSTFLSPPGSNPPKNIPDDYYQSETSYQAFHSRILSLEHLILCSLSFDTTVSLPHPLAITYLQSMDFLYVPKEKITRRVVEYLNTALLSPQLLCLTTQPNGLAVAAIYNAAKDLGAKMPECEWWEVFDVDREDLGFLVVGMRSLEGWVGGMMGEEGVLGKKKRGGMITRKEVRDILGGDRPPQEEEEDPEVVMARRMDEKMREIEGDAA, encoded by the exons ATGACCATGGCGCACATGAAGAATCCTCTCGCAACACCCGATCAGATATTTCGCCGAAGCTCATTGGACTCGCCCCCTACCGAACTTCGAGATGCGATATTTTTCTCGGCCCAGTGCCTTACCCAAGCAGCTGGCAtcctccttcagctcccCCAGTCCGTCACCGCGCAAGCCAATGTCCTCTTGGCGCGCTTCTGGCTTATAGAACCAATTATGTCACATGAGTTCAGC GACGTATCAGCAGCTATTCTCTACACGGTCGCCAAAATCAGTCCCTGCCCTTGCACGCCCAGGGATCTATCCAACGTCTATGCCTACCTCCTCTCGAGCTCTTCCACGTTCCTATCTCCTCCTGGCAGCAACCCACCGAAGAACATCCCAGATGACTACTACCAATCCGAAACCTCCTACCAGGCTTTCCACTCGCGGATCCTGTCGCTGGAGCACCTCATCCTGTGTTCGTTGTCGTTCGACACGACGGTGTCGTTGCCGCATCCCCTCGCGATTACATACCTCCAGTCAATGGACTTTTTGTATGTccccaaggagaagatcacAAGGAGGGTGGTCGAGTATTTGAATACTGCTTTGCTGTCACCGCAGTTGCTGTGCCTGACGACTCAACCCAACGGGCTGGCAGTGGCGGCGATTTACAATGCGGCGAAGGATTTGGGAGCCAAGATGCCGGAGTGTGAGTGGTGGGAGGTATTTGATGTGGATAGAGAGGATCTGGGGTtcttggtggttgggatGAGAAGTTTGGaagggtgggttgggggtatgatgggggaggaaggggtgttggggaaaaagaaaaggggggggatgatAACGAGAAAGGAGGTGAGAGATATTTTGGGGGGGGACAGGCCgccgcaggaggaggaggaggatccaGAAGTtgtgatggcgaggaggatggatgAGAAGATGAGGGAGATTGAGGGGGATGCCGCGTGA